One Burkholderiales bacterium genomic window, GAGATGGTGATGCCGGGGGACAACGTCTCCGTCACGGTGCAGTTGATTGCCCCGATTGCGATGGAGGAGGGCTTGCGCTTTGCCATTCGCGAAGGCGGCCGCACCGTGGGCGCCGGCGTGGTGGCGAAAATTATTGAGTA contains:
- a CDS encoding elongation factor Tu, whose translation is EMVMPGDNVSVTVQLIAPIAMEEGLRFAIREGGRTVGAGVVAKIIE